In Chitinophaga varians, the following are encoded in one genomic region:
- a CDS encoding vWA domain-containing protein: MRRLPVYLLLDTSGSMNGEPIEAVKNGVQIMISSLRQNPQAIETAFLSIITFDSNAKQIVPLTDLASFQMADIRATGTTALGEALKLVSLCIDKEVAKTTAEQKGDWKPLVFIMTDGVPTDDWQSGLSMFKQRKTAYTVACAAGHGADTAVLKQITENVVSLDTADSATISRFFAWVTASIGVTSTRVEDSGKELTGLSELPPPPSELNIVV; this comes from the coding sequence ATGAGAAGACTACCTGTTTACCTCTTGCTGGACACCTCCGGCTCTATGAACGGAGAACCGATAGAGGCCGTGAAGAATGGCGTCCAGATAATGATCAGCTCATTAAGACAGAACCCGCAAGCCATCGAGACTGCATTTCTCAGTATCATCACGTTCGATAGCAATGCAAAACAAATCGTTCCTTTAACAGACCTGGCATCCTTCCAGATGGCCGATATCCGCGCTACCGGCACTACCGCGCTGGGCGAAGCCCTGAAGCTGGTCAGCCTCTGCATCGATAAAGAAGTGGCGAAAACCACCGCTGAACAAAAAGGCGACTGGAAACCACTGGTGTTCATCATGACGGATGGCGTACCTACTGACGACTGGCAGAGCGGCCTGAGCATGTTTAAACAACGTAAAACAGCCTACACCGTAGCCTGTGCCGCCGGTCATGGCGCCGATACTGCCGTGCTGAAACAAATCACGGAAAATGTGGTCAGCCTCGATACGGCCGATAGTGCCACTATCTCCCGCTTCTTCGCATGGGTGACCGCCTCCATCGGCGTTACCTCCACCCGCGTGGAAGATTCCGGTAAGGAACTGACCGGCCTGTCTGAACTGCCGCCACCACCCTCCGAACTGAATATTGTAGTGTAA
- a CDS encoding vWA domain-containing protein, with amino-acid sequence MRRLPVYFLLDTSGSMYGEPIQALNNALSGMVNNLRMDAHALDSLWLSIITFDREVKELVPLTELVSFQLPEITCPQSGPTHTGQGLEYLYGKVVNEVQRGTPTQKGDWRPLLFIFTDGKPSDQLLYREMIPKIKGLNFGAIVGCAAGKAADNDMLKELTETVVHLDTADSATLRQFFKWVSDTIEQGNKSMGTTSQVTLPPPPQEVNLVI; translated from the coding sequence ATGCGACGACTACCGGTATATTTCCTGCTGGACACCTCCGGTTCCATGTATGGGGAACCCATTCAGGCATTAAATAATGCGCTGAGCGGGATGGTCAACAATCTTCGTATGGATGCCCATGCCCTGGACTCCCTGTGGCTCAGTATCATCACCTTCGACAGGGAAGTAAAGGAACTGGTACCGCTCACCGAACTGGTGAGCTTCCAGTTGCCAGAAATCACCTGCCCGCAGAGCGGACCTACCCACACCGGACAGGGACTGGAATATCTCTATGGTAAAGTGGTCAATGAAGTACAGCGCGGAACGCCTACCCAGAAAGGAGACTGGCGCCCCCTGTTGTTTATTTTTACCGATGGGAAACCATCAGACCAGCTACTTTACCGGGAGATGATCCCCAAAATAAAAGGCCTCAACTTCGGCGCCATCGTAGGATGCGCCGCCGGCAAAGCGGCCGACAACGATATGCTGAAAGAACTGACGGAAACGGTGGTACACCTCGATACCGCAGACAGCGCCACCCTGCGCCAGTTCTTTAAATGGGTGTCGGATACCATCGAACAAGGCAATAAAAGCATGGGCACTACCTCACAGGTAACCCTGCCGCCGCCACCCCAGGAAGTGAATTTAGTGATCTGA
- a CDS encoding AIM24 family protein produces the protein MNVKLIGHDFKSLQVELTHNEKFYCEKGALIYYEEGIHSSINVFDKGIAGVLKRKLTGESIFQVELCNTNINPKKLMVAGRVGMLPVNLKNISGGIICRAGYYVASSDKVDIDAKLNLTSLIGGTGLIMQKITGFCTVFLDVVGTPTTLDLAAGQTVFVDEKSFICMNADMQNRMSSHFSGSNMLGGEGLSMLKITGPGTVYVTSVNFR, from the coding sequence ATGAACGTAAAACTTATAGGGCACGACTTCAAAAGCCTGCAGGTAGAATTAACCCACAACGAGAAATTTTACTGTGAGAAAGGAGCCCTGATCTATTACGAAGAAGGCATCCATTCTTCCATCAATGTATTTGATAAAGGCATCGCCGGCGTATTGAAAAGAAAACTGACCGGCGAAAGCATTTTCCAGGTAGAACTGTGCAACACCAATATTAACCCAAAGAAACTGATGGTGGCCGGCAGGGTAGGCATGCTGCCGGTCAACCTGAAAAATATCTCCGGCGGCATCATCTGCCGTGCCGGATACTATGTGGCCTCCTCCGATAAAGTAGATATCGACGCGAAGCTGAACCTCACCTCGCTGATCGGTGGCACCGGCCTCATTATGCAGAAAATCACCGGCTTCTGCACCGTATTCCTCGACGTAGTGGGAACGCCCACCACGCTGGACCTGGCAGCCGGTCAAACGGTTTTTGTGGATGAAAAAAGTTTTATCTGCATGAACGCCGATATGCAGAACAGAATGTCGTCACACTTCTCCGGCAGCAATATGCTCGGCGGCGAAGGCCTTTCCATGCTCAAAATCACAGGGCCGGGCACCGTATATGTAACTTCCGTAAACTTCAGATAA
- a CDS encoding TerY-C metal binding domain-containing protein: MRRLPIYFLIDVSESMVGEPVQQVEEGLSQIIQALKADPYAIETVWVSIIVFAGQAKTLVPLQEIINFYPPRFPIGGGTSLSKGLGHLMYELRKNQVKTTYEQKGDWKPIVFLFTDGVPTDDTRAAINEWKQNWQRTANMVAISFGNEADVHVLKELTENIIHFKNSNAAAYKQFFKWVTDSIKTSSESVEKNASGFELAKIYSDDTLSKVDLTKPIPPQSYMDSNYAVLVGKCQNLNRHYLMKYRRSEEEAKIYGLDINRLSYRLVGAFQVDNTYQELSDDSAGPSRINSDELIGSPTCPCCGNQVAFAMCVCGQIHCIGEEHISTCPWCGNKGTYGIGEGGFDVNRAQG; encoded by the coding sequence ATGAGAAGACTCCCCATTTATTTTCTGATAGATGTCTCCGAATCCATGGTCGGAGAGCCGGTACAGCAGGTGGAAGAAGGCCTGTCTCAGATTATTCAGGCACTTAAGGCTGACCCCTACGCTATTGAAACCGTCTGGGTTTCTATCATCGTCTTCGCAGGTCAGGCCAAAACACTGGTACCCCTGCAGGAGATCATCAATTTCTACCCGCCCCGTTTCCCCATCGGTGGCGGCACCTCGCTCAGCAAAGGCCTCGGGCACCTGATGTACGAGCTGCGCAAAAACCAGGTGAAAACCACCTATGAACAGAAAGGCGACTGGAAACCGATCGTATTCCTGTTCACCGATGGCGTGCCCACAGATGATACCCGCGCTGCCATCAACGAATGGAAACAGAACTGGCAACGCACTGCCAATATGGTGGCCATCTCCTTCGGTAATGAGGCAGACGTGCACGTGCTGAAAGAACTCACCGAAAACATCATCCATTTTAAAAACAGCAACGCCGCGGCTTACAAACAGTTCTTCAAATGGGTGACAGACTCTATCAAAACCAGCAGCGAAAGCGTGGAAAAAAACGCTTCCGGCTTCGAACTGGCCAAAATATACAGTGACGATACCCTCAGCAAGGTAGACCTCACCAAACCCATTCCGCCACAGTCCTATATGGACAGCAACTATGCAGTGCTGGTGGGCAAATGCCAGAACCTGAACCGGCATTACCTGATGAAATACCGCCGCTCTGAAGAAGAAGCAAAGATATACGGACTGGACATCAACCGCCTGTCATACCGCCTGGTAGGCGCTTTCCAGGTAGATAATACCTACCAGGAACTGTCAGACGACAGCGCCGGCCCATCCCGCATCAACAGCGATGAACTGATCGGAAGCCCTACCTGTCCCTGCTGCGGCAACCAGGTTGCTTTTGCCATGTGCGTATGCGGCCAGATCCACTGCATCGGCGAGGAACATATCAGTACCTGCCCCTGGTGCGGCAACAAAGGCACTTACGGCATCGGGGAAGGCGGATTCGACGTTAACCGCGCCCAGGGCTAA
- a CDS encoding PP2C family serine/threonine-protein phosphatase — protein sequence MSKKYIRELFAAKNITIAGSKQQLFDAFVDDEQHQLLARQILENQQRLMDIWQYKNRLADIQQQTVTIPNATVGKPYQATLDFRQWPDITWTAIEGLEEYGLQYDAATGIIQGTPVKSGDVRLKLLFRLTGGDANAAPHEKQLPLVINPDPRSLWKNIPSDMAGPFWKADDVAEFAPLGDRWVTVASKRGRSHANVGSFRDDDYAFRHLEPSGWSVLAVSDGAGSARLSREGSRLACASIIDYFEQYFQTAPVTDMDVLFQEYAAGTGTDTQKRITRLVYDTLGKAAFATHKKLEEFAAVQQVSIKDLHSTLIFVLLKKYAFGYVIMSFGVGDCPIGLLNKDCSAITLMNRLDVGEFGGGTRFITMPEIFTSDKFPTRFGFKLVPDFAYLMLMTDGIYDPKFVVEANLEKIETWKAFLDDLNGNNPEKVALPLGAHAPESAGRLSAWMDFWSPGNHDDRTLMIIS from the coding sequence ATGTCAAAAAAATATATCCGCGAATTATTTGCTGCCAAAAATATCACCATCGCCGGCAGCAAACAGCAGCTGTTCGACGCTTTTGTGGATGATGAACAACATCAGCTACTGGCGCGGCAGATACTGGAAAACCAACAACGACTCATGGACATATGGCAGTATAAAAACAGGCTGGCGGATATCCAGCAGCAAACCGTTACCATTCCCAATGCCACTGTGGGCAAGCCTTACCAGGCCACGCTCGACTTCCGGCAGTGGCCCGATATCACGTGGACGGCCATCGAAGGGCTGGAAGAATACGGACTGCAATATGATGCCGCCACCGGCATCATACAGGGTACGCCCGTAAAAAGCGGCGATGTCCGGCTTAAACTGCTGTTCCGCCTCACAGGCGGCGATGCGAACGCCGCTCCCCACGAAAAGCAGCTGCCGCTCGTCATTAATCCCGATCCCCGCTCGCTCTGGAAAAATATCCCCAGCGATATGGCCGGTCCCTTCTGGAAAGCAGACGATGTGGCCGAATTTGCGCCGCTGGGCGACCGTTGGGTGACCGTCGCCTCCAAACGGGGACGCTCCCACGCCAACGTAGGATCGTTCCGGGACGACGACTACGCTTTCCGGCACCTGGAACCCTCCGGCTGGAGCGTGCTGGCCGTATCTGACGGCGCCGGCAGCGCCAGACTGTCCCGCGAAGGCTCCCGCCTCGCCTGCGCCAGCATCATCGACTACTTTGAGCAGTACTTCCAAACCGCTCCTGTAACGGATATGGACGTCCTTTTCCAGGAATATGCCGCCGGTACCGGCACCGATACCCAGAAACGGATTACCCGCCTGGTATACGACACGCTGGGCAAAGCCGCTTTCGCCACCCATAAAAAACTGGAAGAATTTGCAGCCGTTCAACAGGTTTCCATAAAAGATCTGCATTCCACCCTTATATTTGTGCTGCTGAAGAAGTATGCATTTGGCTATGTCATCATGAGCTTTGGAGTAGGAGACTGCCCCATCGGACTGTTGAACAAGGACTGTTCCGCTATCACCCTGATGAACCGGCTCGACGTAGGAGAATTTGGAGGCGGCACGCGGTTCATCACCATGCCCGAAATTTTTACGAGCGACAAATTCCCCACCCGTTTCGGTTTTAAACTGGTGCCGGACTTCGCTTATCTCATGCTGATGACCGACGGTATCTATGATCCTAAATTCGTGGTGGAAGCTAACCTCGAAAAAATAGAGACATGGAAAGCCTTCCTGGACGACCTGAACGGCAACAACCCGGAAAAAGTGGCCCTGCCACTGGGCGCACACGCACCGGAAAGCGCCGGCCGCCTGTCTGCCTGGATGGATTTCTGGAGCCCCGGAAACCATGACGACAGGACCCTGATGATCATCAGTTAA
- a CDS encoding helix-hairpin-helix domain-containing protein, giving the protein MNTKTVHSVINAGKSYQYIDNGEPMRGGMKDVYFSPDKSYVVAFYRDDQDFSSRERLRKIVTEYYNSFFNREGGHYYKDLYCWPTDMVELDKKVGLIVPCYNQNFFFKKGYASNDLIRGKEKEGKWFASPKFRNKQFALRLDETELGNWLSYFQICVNIARGVKRLHAAGLAHSDLSYKNVLVDPVSKSAAIIDIDGLVVPGLFPPDVIGTADFIAPEVLATKHLDVKDANRKLPNRLTDLHALAVMIYMYLLYRHPLKGGKVHDLDTEKDDLLSMGEKALFIEHPQDASNRPKLNQLNPKELPWADVTKLPYTITGPYLKELFDQAFITGLHQPNNRPPAEMWEQALLKTTDLMQPCSNAACEQKWYVFDNTISPKCPFCGTPHKGTLPVLDLYYEFKPTVWKPENHRLMVYHNQYLFQWHANRNIIRNERLTAEQKVPVGYFTFHQNKWVLVNQKLTTLKDLTEDREIPPGSMVELTDGKKLLLSREEGGRVVIITMANK; this is encoded by the coding sequence ATGAACACTAAAACTGTCCATTCCGTCATTAACGCAGGCAAGTCTTATCAGTATATTGATAACGGCGAACCTATGCGTGGTGGAATGAAAGATGTGTATTTCAGCCCCGATAAATCTTATGTGGTGGCGTTCTACCGGGATGACCAGGATTTCAGCTCCCGCGAACGGCTGCGTAAAATTGTGACCGAATACTATAACAGTTTCTTTAACCGCGAAGGCGGCCACTACTACAAAGACCTGTACTGCTGGCCTACCGACATGGTGGAACTGGACAAAAAAGTAGGGTTGATCGTTCCCTGCTACAACCAAAACTTCTTTTTCAAAAAAGGATACGCTTCCAATGATCTGATCAGAGGAAAGGAAAAAGAGGGCAAATGGTTTGCTTCCCCCAAATTCAGGAACAAACAATTCGCCCTGCGTCTCGACGAAACGGAGCTGGGCAACTGGCTGAGTTATTTTCAGATCTGCGTCAATATCGCACGTGGGGTAAAACGCCTGCATGCCGCCGGCCTGGCCCATTCCGACCTGTCCTATAAAAACGTGCTGGTGGACCCGGTGAGCAAATCGGCCGCCATCATTGATATAGACGGCCTCGTAGTGCCCGGCCTTTTTCCGCCCGATGTGATCGGCACCGCCGATTTCATTGCACCGGAAGTGCTGGCCACCAAACACCTGGACGTCAAGGACGCCAACCGCAAACTGCCGAACCGGCTGACGGACCTGCACGCGCTGGCCGTCATGATCTATATGTACCTGCTGTATCGGCATCCGCTAAAGGGCGGCAAGGTACACGACCTGGACACGGAAAAAGACGATCTGCTGTCTATGGGCGAAAAAGCCCTGTTCATCGAACATCCGCAGGATGCCTCCAACCGGCCGAAGCTGAACCAGCTGAACCCAAAAGAGCTGCCCTGGGCAGATGTGACGAAACTGCCCTACACCATCACAGGCCCTTACCTGAAAGAGCTGTTTGACCAGGCCTTCATTACCGGCCTGCATCAGCCCAATAACAGGCCGCCGGCGGAAATGTGGGAACAGGCGCTGCTGAAGACCACCGACCTGATGCAGCCCTGCAGCAATGCTGCCTGCGAACAGAAATGGTACGTGTTTGATAATACCATCTCCCCGAAATGCCCGTTCTGTGGCACGCCGCATAAAGGCACCTTGCCGGTGCTGGATTTGTATTATGAATTTAAACCGACCGTCTGGAAACCGGAAAACCACCGGTTGATGGTCTACCATAACCAATACCTGTTTCAATGGCATGCCAACCGCAATATCATCCGCAATGAGCGGCTGACAGCGGAACAGAAAGTGCCTGTCGGCTATTTTACCTTCCATCAGAACAAATGGGTGCTGGTCAACCAGAAACTAACTACCCTGAAAGACCTGACGGAAGACAGGGAAATACCACCCGGCAGCATGGTGGAACTGACCGACGGCAAAAAACTCCTGCTCTCCCGCGAAGAAGGCGGCAGGGTGGTGATCATCACAATGGCGAACAAATAA
- a CDS encoding TerC family protein: MNFAELFQQIIDNPIPSLIVVGNLIIIESLLSVDNAAVLATMVMDLPEKQRDRALKYGIFGAYLFRGLAMLFASFLIQFWWLKALGGLYLLYLVFSWAKEKRAKAKAAEEEEEASIDKEKNWLYKMTVGAIGPFWATVALVELMDMAFSIDNIFAAVAFTDNILLVCLGVFIGILAMRFVAQAFVKLMTKFAFLETAAYIVIAILGLKLSLSLWEHYNTESPVTKFLESHIADVWTSILTVGVFLVPIITSALFNVPKRGATAKLEGEKA, translated from the coding sequence ATGAATTTTGCAGAACTATTCCAACAAATTATTGACAATCCCATCCCGTCCCTGATTGTGGTGGGCAACCTGATTATCATCGAAAGTTTGCTTTCCGTTGATAACGCTGCGGTACTGGCCACTATGGTAATGGACCTGCCTGAAAAACAACGTGACCGCGCACTGAAGTATGGTATTTTTGGCGCTTATTTGTTCCGTGGCCTTGCGATGCTGTTTGCTTCCTTCCTGATCCAGTTCTGGTGGCTCAAAGCATTGGGTGGCCTGTACCTGCTGTACCTGGTGTTCAGCTGGGCAAAAGAAAAACGTGCCAAAGCCAAAGCCGCTGAAGAAGAAGAGGAAGCATCCATTGACAAGGAAAAAAACTGGCTGTATAAGATGACGGTAGGCGCTATCGGTCCCTTTTGGGCCACTGTGGCGCTGGTAGAGTTGATGGACATGGCCTTCTCTATTGATAATATCTTCGCTGCGGTAGCATTCACAGACAACATCCTGCTGGTTTGCCTCGGCGTATTTATCGGTATCCTCGCCATGCGTTTTGTGGCGCAGGCTTTCGTGAAACTGATGACTAAATTCGCTTTCCTGGAAACTGCCGCCTATATCGTGATCGCTATCCTGGGCCTGAAGCTGTCACTGTCCCTGTGGGAACATTACAACACAGAATCTCCGGTGACCAAATTCCTCGAAAGCCACATCGCTGACGTATGGACTTCTATCCTGACCGTAGGCGTGTTCCTGGTGCCGATCATTACTTCTGCACTGTTTAACGTGCCTAAAAGAGGCGCCACAGCTAAGCTGGAAGGGGAAAAGGCGTAA
- a CDS encoding toxic anion resistance protein codes for MESNPNVTDQALPVVRLDKDGNADLARITPEETQKYNELNKSLVTTDVNSILNYGADVQSSMERYSNEFLTSVRTYNSGEVGGLINELLTELNYVDVDELNPSGLKGFLSKVPFLKKLVVDAQKLFQKYDTVVANIDKITNKIKAGRINSLKDNSSLQTMFDSNVNYIKQMEDLIISGQLKYNELTQKLAEMEANAGNYNDYEIADLRDFVSRLDKRLADMKIVRFIMLQSLAQIRLVQNNNTSIAEKAQSIISTTIPVWKNQLTIAVALQRQKANVEMQRKVSDTTNTILQKNADLLKQNSIEVARENEKTVVSVETLKRTTQSLIETLHEVKRIHDQGAESRKVLNGELQNLETELKKNVTNVR; via the coding sequence ATGGAATCTAATCCGAATGTTACTGATCAGGCGCTTCCCGTGGTAAGACTGGACAAAGACGGCAATGCCGACCTTGCCCGTATCACCCCTGAAGAAACGCAGAAATATAATGAGCTCAATAAGTCGCTGGTCACCACCGACGTGAACTCCATCCTGAACTACGGCGCCGACGTACAGAGCTCCATGGAGCGCTACAGCAACGAGTTCCTGACCTCTGTGCGTACCTACAACTCCGGAGAAGTAGGTGGCCTGATCAATGAACTGCTCACTGAGCTGAACTACGTGGACGTGGATGAGCTCAACCCCAGCGGGCTGAAGGGCTTTCTCTCCAAAGTGCCGTTCCTGAAAAAACTCGTTGTCGACGCGCAGAAACTCTTCCAGAAATATGATACCGTAGTGGCCAACATCGACAAGATCACCAACAAGATCAAAGCGGGCCGTATCAATTCCCTGAAAGACAACAGTTCCCTGCAAACCATGTTCGACAGCAATGTCAACTATATTAAACAGATGGAAGACCTGATCATCTCCGGTCAACTGAAGTATAATGAACTGACACAGAAACTGGCCGAAATGGAAGCCAACGCCGGCAACTACAACGACTATGAAATTGCGGACCTTCGCGATTTCGTCAGCCGTCTGGATAAAAGGCTCGCAGACATGAAGATCGTTCGTTTCATCATGCTGCAGTCACTGGCGCAGATCAGACTGGTACAGAACAACAATACCTCTATCGCTGAAAAGGCGCAGTCTATCATCTCCACTACCATCCCTGTCTGGAAAAACCAGCTCACCATCGCGGTAGCGCTGCAACGCCAGAAGGCCAACGTGGAAATGCAACGCAAAGTTTCCGATACCACCAACACCATCCTGCAGAAAAATGCAGACCTGCTCAAACAGAACAGCATCGAGGTGGCACGGGAAAACGAAAAGACCGTGGTGTCTGTCGAAACACTGAAACGCACCACCCAGTCGCTCATCGAAACGTTGCATGAAGTGAAGAGGATCCACGACCAGGGCGCCGAAAGCCGTAAAGTGCTCAACGGTGAACTGCAAAACCTGGAAACAGAGCTGAAGAAAAATGTAACTAATGTTCGATAA
- a CDS encoding TerD family protein, with the protein MAINLQKGQRISLEKSNGTKLQNICVGINWGAIEKKGLFGMSKSKEAVDLDGSCALFNEQKQLQEVVYFGNLRSQDGSIRHSGDDLTGDMNGNDGLDNEVITVDLSRLNPSVNYVAFVLNSFRGHDFGTIPFASIRIYEGTPSRVNEVFATYDIASGPGFAGHVSMVMGVFYRKNGEWKFNAIGEPTRDRKLQETVDTVSRQYL; encoded by the coding sequence ATGGCAATTAATCTCCAAAAAGGCCAACGTATCAGCCTCGAGAAAAGCAACGGTACTAAACTGCAAAATATCTGTGTGGGCATCAACTGGGGCGCCATCGAAAAGAAAGGCCTCTTCGGCATGTCCAAATCCAAAGAAGCCGTAGACCTGGACGGCAGCTGCGCCCTGTTCAACGAACAAAAACAACTGCAGGAAGTCGTATATTTCGGTAACCTGCGCTCCCAGGACGGCTCCATCCGCCACAGCGGTGACGACCTGACGGGTGATATGAACGGCAACGACGGCCTCGACAACGAAGTGATCACCGTAGACCTCTCCCGCCTGAACCCAAGCGTGAACTACGTCGCTTTTGTGCTCAACAGCTTCCGTGGCCACGATTTCGGCACCATTCCGTTTGCTTCCATCCGCATATACGAAGGCACCCCTTCCCGTGTAAACGAAGTATTTGCCACTTACGACATCGCCAGCGGCCCCGGTTTTGCCGGCCACGTCTCCATGGTAATGGGCGTATTTTACAGGAAAAACGGCGAGTGGAAATTTAACGCCATCGGAGAACCCACCCGTGACCGTAAGTTGCAGGAAACTGTGGACACTGTGTCCAGGCAATACCTGTAG
- a CDS encoding TerD family protein has translation MAINLQKGQRQAINAPKFTIGLGWDVNSSSTGTSFDLDASIFVMGDNKKILSDQHFVFYNNLVSPDGSVEHTGDNLTGEGGGDDEQVKIDLSKADPRVTEICVVVTIHDAEARRQNFGQVRNSYVRIFDPATNEVILKYELEEDFSIETAVEFGRIYKRGDEWKFEAVGVGMKGGLQDYLNKYN, from the coding sequence ATGGCAATTAATTTGCAAAAAGGACAACGGCAGGCGATTAATGCTCCCAAATTCACGATTGGCCTGGGATGGGATGTGAACTCCTCTTCCACCGGCACCAGCTTCGACCTCGATGCTTCCATCTTTGTGATGGGCGACAACAAAAAAATCCTGTCAGACCAGCACTTTGTGTTTTACAACAACCTCGTTTCCCCTGACGGCAGCGTGGAACATACCGGCGACAACCTCACCGGCGAAGGCGGCGGCGATGATGAGCAGGTTAAAATTGACCTCTCCAAGGCAGATCCAAGAGTGACTGAAATATGCGTGGTAGTGACCATCCATGACGCAGAAGCCAGAAGACAGAACTTCGGCCAGGTGAGAAATTCCTATGTACGTATATTCGATCCTGCTACTAACGAAGTGATCCTGAAATATGAACTGGAAGAAGACTTCTCTATCGAAACAGCCGTAGAGTTCGGCCGTATCTACAAACGCGGCGACGAATGGAAATTTGAAGCTGTAGGCGTAGGCATGAAAGGCGGCCTGCAGGACTACCTGAACAAATACAACTAA
- a CDS encoding phosphoribosyltransferase family protein — MTTTYSLHKITDTSQFGFCPDDYSRFKFGDDLVAERFGATLADGFIEQHLKGRTIPQLVVVSSPYAFIPTATFSMKNHFVFRLNRWLAANGHPVTQETKVHRTITYKEDYGELDAEQRLKLIGNDSFHIDREFLAGKTIVFLDDIRITGGHERMILKMVDTYGLSNEMYLLYYAELQNNSIHPNIENHLNYHFVKSIFHLEKIIRDERFAINTRIVKYILNYDFDSFCIFLQNQSDQFINMLYDMAIGNGYHTIGAYQQNLQYINHYIFHRKHKSIQHGN, encoded by the coding sequence ATGACGACGACATACTCCCTCCATAAAATCACTGACACCAGCCAGTTCGGATTTTGTCCGGATGATTACAGCCGTTTTAAATTCGGTGATGACCTGGTAGCTGAAAGGTTCGGCGCCACACTGGCTGACGGGTTTATTGAACAGCACCTGAAAGGCCGCACTATCCCACAACTGGTGGTGGTGTCCAGCCCCTATGCGTTCATTCCCACCGCTACGTTCTCCATGAAGAACCACTTCGTGTTCCGGCTCAACCGCTGGCTGGCGGCCAACGGGCACCCTGTCACTCAGGAAACGAAAGTACACCGCACCATCACCTATAAGGAAGATTACGGGGAACTGGACGCCGAACAGCGGCTGAAACTGATTGGCAACGATTCGTTTCATATCGACCGGGAATTTCTGGCAGGCAAAACCATCGTGTTCCTGGACGATATCCGTATCACCGGCGGCCATGAACGCATGATCCTCAAAATGGTGGACACCTACGGCCTCTCCAACGAGATGTACCTGCTGTATTATGCGGAATTGCAGAACAACAGCATTCATCCCAACATCGAGAACCATCTGAACTATCATTTTGTCAAATCGATCTTCCACCTGGAGAAAATCATCCGGGACGAGCGGTTTGCCATCAATACCCGTATCGTAAAATATATTCTCAACTACGATTTCGATTCATTTTGTATTTTCCTGCAAAATCAGTCGGACCAGTTTATCAATATGCTGTATGATATGGCCATCGGCAACGGTTATCATACCATCGGGGCCTATCAGCAAAATCTTCAGTATATTAACCACTATATTTTTCATAGAAAACATAAAAGCATACAACATGGCAATTAA
- a CDS encoding HAD family hydrolase, whose protein sequence is MIRSNPSYKRERTKFFFDHFNPRQKSLEEVERIFRRIDLLANAINEKTGGNLDTDTLHLMVISEINDHQYDFGSIDLAALYNEMEALVFRHRPVVYCSATVDVLRTLHQRQDCTLSLLSNTAFIKGRTLRKILEELELGRYLHFQLYSDETGMSKPNPGMFRLMLDSIATTRNGAAVLPQQIIHIGDNVKSDIRGATRAGIHSLLVNSNNQCISSLLN, encoded by the coding sequence TTGATCAGATCTAATCCTTCCTATAAACGGGAACGGACGAAATTCTTTTTTGATCATTTTAATCCCCGGCAAAAATCACTCGAAGAAGTGGAACGTATCTTCCGCAGGATTGACCTGTTGGCCAATGCCATCAACGAAAAAACAGGTGGCAATCTAGATACCGACACCCTTCATCTGATGGTGATCAGCGAGATCAATGACCATCAGTACGACTTTGGGTCGATTGACCTGGCAGCACTGTACAACGAAATGGAAGCCCTGGTGTTCCGGCACCGGCCGGTCGTGTATTGCTCCGCCACCGTGGACGTGCTGCGTACGTTGCATCAGCGGCAGGACTGTACCCTCAGCTTATTGAGCAATACTGCTTTCATTAAAGGGCGTACCCTGAGGAAGATACTGGAGGAGCTGGAACTGGGCCGGTACCTGCATTTCCAGCTGTATTCGGATGAAACAGGCATGTCCAAGCCCAATCCCGGTATGTTCCGGCTCATGCTCGATTCCATTGCCACTACCAGGAACGGGGCGGCCGTCCTGCCCCAACAGATCATACATATAGGCGATAACGTAAAGTCTGATATCCGGGGCGCCACCAGGGCCGGCATTCATTCGTTACTGGTCAATTCCAACAATCAATGTATTTCAAGCCTGCTTAACTGA